In Chryseobacterium gotjawalense, the following are encoded in one genomic region:
- a CDS encoding tetratricopeptide repeat protein — MEEFFENELVEKFEAMVENNDEFYFETEEYEEIIIYYLEMGDISFADMATKYGLKIHPNSLDLKVKQFEVLLELEKYPEAKELMNELKESCMDNTDFLVCCAKYYSNLGNPRRSIEYCEKGLELEEEENFLHNFIADEFVNLEDPFKALKHYKLALNFDPQDEYSLENVMSCYNQLKRSDEAIEFLNGYLDKFAFSETAWYEYGQFYFNRKNYEEAIKGFDYLLAINPQSVGVYANKAACFEAMGEWSKAISVYEEMLALEYTKSFTFYKIGLCYKENKQPVLALNSFQKSLRDDPQFYLSMMEQSYVYEEMGAMKEALHFAKEAVSLNESNLDYQKRLAFLYIEGGKFEESLVCLKRLVDLEPERFYNWYAYSEVLMLIGEFEEAVNVLVEATKSHIRAELFYQLSNCYFQLNSQKKGREALATALNLDPHLLEDMQQKYPFLKEEVDKVKTKKK; from the coding sequence TTGGAAGAATTTTTTGAAAATGAACTTGTAGAAAAGTTCGAAGCAATGGTTGAGAATAATGATGAATTCTACTTCGAAACCGAGGAGTATGAAGAAATCATTATTTATTACCTCGAAATGGGGGATATCTCCTTCGCCGATATGGCAACGAAATATGGGTTGAAAATTCACCCGAACTCCCTTGATTTAAAAGTGAAACAGTTCGAGGTTCTTTTGGAACTGGAAAAATATCCTGAAGCCAAAGAACTGATGAATGAACTGAAGGAATCCTGCATGGATAATACAGACTTTCTGGTTTGCTGCGCCAAATATTATTCCAACCTTGGTAATCCAAGACGCTCGATAGAATATTGCGAGAAAGGGCTGGAACTGGAAGAAGAAGAAAATTTCCTGCATAATTTCATCGCCGATGAATTTGTCAATTTGGAGGATCCGTTTAAAGCCTTGAAACATTATAAACTGGCTCTGAATTTTGATCCGCAGGATGAGTATTCCTTAGAAAACGTGATGTCCTGTTATAACCAATTGAAAAGAAGCGATGAAGCCATCGAGTTTCTGAACGGTTATCTGGATAAATTTGCGTTCTCAGAAACCGCTTGGTACGAATACGGACAGTTTTACTTTAACAGGAAAAACTACGAAGAAGCGATTAAAGGGTTCGATTATCTTTTGGCAATCAATCCTCAGTCCGTGGGTGTTTACGCCAACAAAGCGGCCTGTTTCGAAGCGATGGGCGAATGGTCGAAAGCCATCTCGGTTTACGAGGAAATGTTGGCGTTGGAATACACGAAATCATTTACTTTTTATAAAATTGGACTGTGCTACAAAGAAAACAAACAACCGGTTTTGGCCTTGAACTCTTTTCAGAAATCATTGCGGGACGATCCCCAGTTTTACCTCTCGATGATGGAGCAATCCTACGTTTATGAAGAAATGGGTGCAATGAAAGAAGCCCTGCATTTTGCAAAAGAAGCGGTTTCCCTGAACGAATCCAATTTGGATTATCAGAAAAGACTGGCTTTTCTGTACATTGAAGGTGGCAAGTTTGAAGAAAGTTTAGTCTGCCTGAAAAGATTGGTAGATTTGGAACCAGAGCGTTTCTATAATTGGTATGCCTATTCAGAAGTATTAATGCTGATTGGCGAATTTGAAGAAGCCGTAAATGTCCTGGTAGAAGCGACAAAATCCCATATCAGAGCCGAACTGTTCTATCAGTTAAGCAACTGTTATTTCCAGCTGAACAGCCAGAAGAAAGGCAGGGAAGCATTGGCAACCGCTTTAAATCTCGATCCTCATTTGCTGGAAGATATGCAGCAAAAATATCCTTTCCTTAAAGAGGAAGTCGATAAGGTAAAAACCAAAAAGAAATAA
- a CDS encoding isopenicillin N synthase family dioxygenase produces the protein MKQIPSVDLRDFLSGEPERKQKFVNEIGKAYEEIGFVALKGHFLDDRLVDELYGEVKKFFDLPVETKQKYEIPGIGGQRGYVGFGKETAKGFKKGDLKEFWHFGQYLEDGSKYAAEYPDNVEVTENPKFNVVGKEAYQMLEKTGVYVLRALALYLGLDEFYFDKFVAEGNSILRPIHYPPITQEPDNAVRAAAHGDINLITLLMGAQGKGLQVMNHDGEWIDAIAQPDELMINVGDMLSRHTNNKLKSTIHQVVNPPREMWGTSRYSIPFFMHPVSEMPLNALENCVDENNPKLYEDTTAGEFLQERLIELGLIKK, from the coding sequence ATGAAACAGATCCCAAGTGTGGATTTGCGTGATTTCCTTTCGGGTGAACCGGAACGCAAACAAAAATTTGTAAATGAAATCGGAAAAGCATACGAAGAAATTGGCTTCGTTGCGCTAAAAGGTCACTTCTTAGACGACCGGTTGGTTGATGAACTTTATGGCGAAGTAAAAAAATTCTTTGATCTGCCTGTAGAAACCAAACAGAAATACGAAATCCCCGGAATCGGCGGACAGCGTGGTTATGTAGGTTTCGGAAAAGAAACCGCAAAAGGTTTCAAAAAAGGAGATTTAAAAGAATTCTGGCATTTCGGACAGTATCTGGAAGACGGCTCAAAATACGCAGCTGAATATCCGGATAATGTAGAAGTTACAGAAAATCCCAAATTCAATGTTGTTGGAAAAGAAGCTTACCAAATGTTGGAAAAAACCGGCGTTTATGTTTTGCGGGCTTTGGCTTTGTATCTTGGTTTAGATGAGTTTTATTTCGACAAATTTGTCGCTGAAGGAAACTCTATTTTGAGACCAATCCATTATCCGCCGATTACGCAGGAGCCGGACAATGCAGTTCGAGCAGCTGCCCACGGCGACATCAATTTGATTACGCTTTTGATGGGCGCTCAGGGAAAAGGACTTCAGGTGATGAATCACGATGGAGAGTGGATCGATGCTATTGCACAACCAGACGAACTGATGATCAATGTTGGCGATATGTTGTCAAGACATACCAATAACAAACTGAAATCTACAATTCACCAAGTGGTAAATCCGCCGAGAGAAATGTGGGGAACTTCCCGTTATTCCATTCCGTTTTTTATGCATCCGGTGAGCGAAATGCCGCTGAATGCTTTAGAAAACTGTGTGGATGAGAACAACCCGAAATTGTATGAAGACACTACGGCAGGAGAATTTCTGCAAGAAAGATTGATTGAACTCGGTTTGATCAAAAAATAA
- a CDS encoding aminotransferase class IV → MSQFIESIKVEDKQIFLLNHHQKRVNDTFSNFGKEVTINLDEIYKSLEHDEDGLYKFKIVYDLTGKYKTQMIPYAMSEIADFKLVENNSCDYSFKFEDRKELEKMKILSKASEIIIVKNNHITDSSYSNLLFKKGKDWFTPKTYLLNGVQRQNLLQSKKIKEAEITLQNLSEYSHFQIINAMNTLDDNCSYPIEKIKNLPKQSEQIEL, encoded by the coding sequence ATGTCCCAATTCATTGAAAGCATTAAGGTAGAAGACAAGCAGATTTTCCTACTAAATCACCATCAGAAACGCGTCAATGATACGTTTTCTAATTTTGGCAAAGAAGTCACCATCAATTTAGACGAGATCTATAAAAGCCTGGAACATGATGAAGATGGTCTCTATAAATTTAAAATCGTTTACGATCTAACAGGCAAATACAAAACACAGATGATTCCGTATGCGATGTCTGAAATTGCCGATTTCAAGTTAGTTGAAAATAATTCCTGTGATTATTCCTTCAAATTTGAGGACCGGAAAGAACTCGAAAAAATGAAAATTTTATCGAAAGCCTCGGAAATTATCATTGTAAAAAACAATCACATTACCGATTCTTCTTATTCTAATCTTTTATTTAAAAAAGGGAAAGACTGGTTTACGCCAAAAACCTATTTATTAAACGGAGTTCAGAGACAAAACTTACTCCAGTCAAAGAAAATTAAAGAAGCGGAAATTACCCTGCAAAATCTGAGCGAATATTCTCATTTTCAAATCATTAATGCAATGAATACTCTGGACGACAATTGCAGCTATCCGATAGAAAAAATAAAGAATTTACCCAAACAGTCTGAACAAATCGAACTGTAA
- the glmM gene encoding phosphoglucosamine mutase produces the protein MSLIKSISGIRGTIGGKVDENLTPLDVVKFTSAFGTWLQNNKNKKDLTLVVGRDARISGAMVNSLVTATLQGLGIHVIDLGLSTTPTVEVMVPELNADGGIILTASHNPKQWNALKLLNEKGEFITGENGTEVLALAESQDFEYAQVDDLGKYETRDDAFDIHIQKILDLPMVDAEAIKAKKFKVVVDAVNSTGGIAIPQLLEHFGCEVVKLYCEPTGHFPHNPEPLKEHLGDICELMKAEKADVGIVVDPDVDRLALVDENGELFGEEYTLVAVADYLLKNKKGVAVSNLSSSRALRDVARTLGSEYFASAVGEVNVVTLMKEKNAVIGGEGNGGIIYPELHYGRDSLVGVALFLTHLAKENKTVSELRATYPSYFMGKKKIELTPDINVDELLTKVEKEYQNEELSTIDGVKIDFENNWVHLRKSNTEPIIRIYTEAFSQEEADQLGDQMIEKIKSLI, from the coding sequence ATGTCTTTAATAAAATCGATCTCAGGAATCCGCGGAACCATCGGTGGGAAAGTTGATGAAAATCTAACTCCACTTGATGTGGTAAAATTCACGTCAGCTTTTGGGACTTGGCTTCAAAATAATAAAAACAAAAAAGATTTAACCTTAGTCGTTGGTCGTGATGCCCGTATTTCCGGAGCAATGGTGAATTCATTGGTTACTGCAACTTTACAGGGGTTGGGAATTCACGTAATTGATTTAGGTCTTTCTACAACGCCAACTGTTGAGGTAATGGTTCCGGAACTCAACGCAGATGGTGGAATTATTTTAACCGCTTCTCACAATCCAAAACAATGGAACGCGCTGAAATTATTAAATGAGAAAGGCGAATTCATTACCGGTGAGAATGGCACTGAAGTTTTAGCATTAGCGGAAAGTCAGGATTTTGAGTATGCCCAGGTTGATGATTTAGGAAAATACGAAACCAGAGACGATGCTTTCGATATTCATATTCAAAAGATTTTGGATTTGCCGATGGTTGATGCCGAAGCCATTAAAGCTAAAAAATTCAAAGTCGTTGTAGACGCTGTAAATTCTACCGGCGGAATTGCCATTCCTCAGTTGTTAGAACATTTCGGGTGTGAAGTCGTGAAATTATACTGCGAACCAACCGGCCATTTTCCACACAATCCGGAACCGTTAAAAGAACATTTAGGAGACATTTGCGAACTGATGAAAGCCGAGAAAGCCGATGTCGGAATCGTGGTTGACCCAGATGTTGACCGCTTGGCTTTGGTGGATGAAAACGGTGAGCTTTTCGGTGAAGAATACACTTTGGTTGCCGTTGCAGATTATCTTTTGAAAAATAAAAAAGGTGTGGCGGTTTCTAATCTTTCTTCGAGTCGCGCTTTAAGAGACGTCGCACGTACGTTGGGTTCCGAATATTTCGCAAGTGCTGTGGGAGAAGTCAACGTGGTTACTTTAATGAAAGAAAAAAATGCGGTTATCGGTGGCGAAGGAAATGGAGGAATTATTTACCCTGAACTTCATTACGGCCGGGATTCTTTGGTGGGTGTGGCTCTATTTTTGACGCATTTGGCAAAAGAAAACAAAACGGTTTCAGAACTCCGGGCGACTTATCCAAGTTATTTTATGGGTAAAAAGAAAATCGAGTTAACTCCTGATATTAATGTTGACGAGCTTTTAACTAAAGTGGAAAAAGAGTATCAAAATGAGGAACTTTCAACAATTGATGGTGTGAAGATCGATTTTGAAAACAATTGGGTACATTTGAGAAAGTCAAATACAGAACCGATTATCAGGATTTATACCGAGGCATTTTCACAAGAAGAAGCCGATCAATTGGGAGATCAAATGATCGAAAAGATTAAAAGTTTGATTTAA
- a CDS encoding DUF6080 domain-containing protein, whose product MRKFITLNLKQKLTGFLKTVFPETKFELFLFLLFLTAYGFLGTTIALNYRIVFDDRIPWDAYFSFDNRAIVMTGGGFERHPLANYFFNWIREFAYLFSHGKKDGTFRLVLAWCSNFAVSLSLIQIYKYLKNIIALPKKISLLILFFFSFFTTPILLSFTPETYTYTLLFLVLFNYYAALKLRKEEKIPAAALALAGVAIGGLTVTNIVKVYIPLLFEKKVFRNWRKFGNLVLRVVISVSVFVLLFLYRLDFKFLNFLNKSGEQYEKFSNPKVTPVWDMMVSWFFGGNILFSSFALRDYHNKKGFQYKALFMDVYSSAVPYLFVAAILILVLWSFARNLKNKFVQILMISFLVDIVIHCILKFGLHTSYIYGGHFIFVIPLLLGWLFYGYKDSPKTLSFLYGTVSVLFFYLIINNIFRMAEFFDFLGMYYR is encoded by the coding sequence TTGCGCAAATTTATTACCTTGAATCTGAAACAAAAATTGACCGGTTTTCTGAAAACTGTTTTCCCGGAAACAAAATTCGAATTGTTTTTATTTCTACTGTTCCTTACAGCGTATGGGTTCTTAGGAACCACAATTGCTTTGAATTACCGAATTGTTTTTGATGACCGAATTCCCTGGGACGCTTATTTTAGTTTTGATAACCGGGCAATTGTCATGACGGGTGGCGGATTTGAGAGACATCCGTTAGCAAACTATTTTTTCAACTGGATACGGGAGTTTGCATACTTGTTTTCTCATGGAAAGAAAGATGGAACCTTCCGACTGGTATTGGCGTGGTGCAGCAACTTTGCGGTGAGTTTAAGTTTAATTCAGATTTACAAATATTTAAAGAATATTATTGCGTTACCCAAAAAGATTTCTTTACTGATTCTTTTCTTTTTCTCTTTTTTCACCACTCCGATTTTACTTTCCTTCACCCCGGAAACCTACACCTACACGTTGTTGTTTCTGGTTTTGTTTAATTATTATGCCGCTTTAAAATTAAGAAAGGAAGAAAAAATTCCCGCTGCGGCTTTGGCTTTGGCAGGAGTTGCTATCGGTGGATTAACGGTAACGAATATAGTTAAAGTATATATTCCGCTTCTTTTTGAAAAGAAGGTTTTCCGGAACTGGCGAAAATTTGGAAATCTTGTTTTGCGCGTTGTAATTTCAGTTTCTGTATTTGTCTTATTGTTTTTGTACCGTTTGGATTTTAAGTTTTTAAACTTTTTAAATAAATCCGGTGAACAATACGAAAAGTTTTCTAACCCAAAAGTAACGCCGGTTTGGGACATGATGGTGTCCTGGTTTTTTGGCGGCAATATACTGTTCAGCAGTTTTGCTTTACGCGATTATCACAATAAAAAGGGATTCCAGTACAAAGCGCTTTTTATGGATGTTTATTCCTCTGCGGTTCCGTATCTTTTTGTGGCAGCGATTTTAATACTTGTTTTATGGAGTTTTGCCAGAAACCTTAAAAATAAATTCGTTCAGATTCTGATGATTTCTTTTTTGGTGGATATTGTCATTCACTGTATTTTAAAATTCGGACTGCACACTTCCTATATATACGGTGGTCACTTTATATTTGTAATTCCGTTGCTTCTGGGCTGGCTGTTTTATGGTTATAAAGATTCGCCGAAAACGCTGTCGTTTTTGTATGGTACTGTTTCTGTTCTGTTCTTTTACCTGATCATTAATAACATTTTCAGAATGGCTGAGTTTTTTGATTTTCTGGGAATGTATTATCGATAA
- the menD gene encoding 2-succinyl-5-enolpyruvyl-6-hydroxy-3-cyclohexene-1-carboxylic-acid synthase gives MKQFSSKRSIQILAYLLKEYGISDIVISPGSRNAPLAIHFSEIDELNCYSIVDERSAAFVGMGMAKSAKKPVAITCTSGSAAANYYPAITEAFYSNTPLLILTADRPVDFVDIFDGQTIRQKDLFRQHSYGDFQLLEDSEENAGDYNFALIKKAIEVCFEKQGPVHINIPLEEPLYNVVSELPNFPPVEKTIRETTYELSSNIIAEWNTSKRIMILVGTRDYSEELEMQLSQLVKNHSVVILKEANSNLKHHKFFAHIDRYIFNFNEADFKTYAPDLLITVGQNVVSKKVKQFLRKANPKCHWHIDEVWHPDTFFALTEKVKATPEKFFAQLLKFVSLEPSPYFNLWDVLRDKRDLKHAQYSEQTSFSDFKLFELLSGKLPEKINLHLSNSSAIRYAQLFDFQKNNVYCNRGTSGIDGSTSTAMGFAMKSQKQTVLVTGDISFFYDINGLWNNYIPPYTRIIIFNNGGGDIFKIIPGPSSTNALDEFILTKHHKNAEYLAKHFGFAYTKVDDEDTLSRVLDHFFKQDEKPKILEVDTSNIENAEVLKGYFEFLKS, from the coding sequence ATGAAACAATTCTCATCCAAACGAAGCATTCAGATACTTGCCTATTTATTAAAAGAATACGGAATTTCCGATATCGTCATTTCCCCCGGATCACGGAATGCGCCGTTGGCCATTCACTTTTCAGAAATTGATGAATTGAACTGTTACAGTATTGTAGATGAGAGAAGTGCGGCTTTCGTGGGAATGGGAATGGCGAAAAGTGCAAAAAAACCCGTAGCAATAACCTGTACAAGTGGTTCTGCTGCAGCCAATTATTATCCGGCGATTACGGAAGCTTTTTATTCAAATACACCGCTTTTAATTTTGACAGCAGACCGCCCAGTTGATTTTGTAGATATATTCGATGGACAAACCATCCGTCAGAAAGATCTTTTCCGGCAACATTCCTACGGAGATTTTCAGTTGTTGGAAGATTCAGAAGAAAATGCCGGGGATTATAATTTCGCATTAATTAAAAAAGCCATCGAGGTCTGTTTTGAAAAACAGGGGCCGGTTCATATCAATATTCCGCTGGAAGAACCTTTGTACAATGTGGTTTCGGAACTTCCGAATTTTCCACCGGTAGAAAAAACCATCCGCGAAACTACTTATGAATTGTCTTCAAATATTATCGCGGAATGGAATACTTCAAAAAGAATTATGATTCTGGTCGGAACAAGAGACTACAGTGAAGAACTCGAAATGCAGTTGTCGCAATTGGTTAAAAATCATAGTGTTGTTATTTTAAAGGAAGCCAATTCCAATTTGAAGCACCATAAGTTTTTCGCGCATATCGACCGGTATATTTTTAATTTTAATGAGGCGGATTTCAAAACTTATGCACCGGATTTATTAATTACGGTCGGCCAAAATGTAGTTTCCAAAAAAGTAAAACAGTTTCTGCGAAAAGCGAATCCAAAATGTCACTGGCATATTGATGAGGTTTGGCACCCGGATACTTTCTTTGCACTGACTGAAAAAGTAAAAGCAACTCCTGAAAAATTCTTTGCTCAATTATTAAAATTCGTTTCACTGGAACCTAGTCCGTACTTCAATCTGTGGGATGTTCTGCGTGATAAAAGAGATTTGAAACACGCACAATATTCTGAGCAAACAAGCTTTTCCGATTTTAAACTTTTTGAACTGCTTTCTGGAAAATTACCGGAAAAAATCAATCTGCATCTCAGTAATTCTTCGGCGATCCGGTATGCGCAACTTTTTGATTTTCAGAAAAATAACGTTTACTGCAACCGCGGAACCAGCGGAATCGACGGTTCGACTTCAACCGCGATGGGTTTTGCAATGAAATCCCAAAAGCAAACTGTTCTGGTAACGGGAGATATAAGTTTCTTCTATGATATCAATGGTTTGTGGAACAATTATATTCCGCCTTATACCAGAATTATCATCTTTAATAATGGCGGCGGAGATATTTTCAAAATTATTCCGGGACCAAGTTCTACAAACGCTTTGGACGAATTTATTTTGACAAAGCATCACAAAAACGCAGAATATTTAGCGAAACATTTTGGATTTGCTTACACTAAAGTTGATGATGAGGACACGCTTTCGCGGGTTTTAGATCATTTCTTTAAACAGGATGAGAAGCCGAAAATCCTGGAAGTTGACACTTCGAATATTGAAAATGCTGAGGTTTTAAAAGGCTATTTCGAATTTTTGAAATCCTAA